A single genomic interval of Amycolatopsis albispora harbors:
- a CDS encoding NAD(P)/FAD-dependent oxidoreductase, protein MSSARAVVVGASHAGAQLVTSLRQEGWSGEIVLVGDESVLPYQRPPLSKAYLAGKCSLTELAIRSQDFYLKQGIECLDACVEEIDRSARQVLLSTGDRLSYDALALCTGARPRRLRAAGTQLDGVHYLRRSSDVQRIREDAIPGRRAVIVGGGYIGLETAASLRALGLDVTVLEAADRVLERVTAPEVSAFFTRVHQHEGVDVRTSASVEALVGDHRVREAVLASGELMAADLVIIGVGIEPTTELAEAAGLAVDDGILIDAHARSNDPTIVAAGDCASQDMPRYGRRIRLESVPSAVEQAKVAAATICGTDKEVTALPWFWSDQYDLKLQIAGLNTGYDDIVLSGDPTADRDFTCYYLRKGELIAADCVNRPRDFMTTKRMLGQGTAVDMAALTAEVAV, encoded by the coding sequence ATGAGCTCAGCGCGCGCGGTGGTGGTGGGTGCCAGTCATGCCGGGGCGCAGCTGGTCACCAGCCTCCGCCAGGAGGGCTGGTCCGGTGAGATCGTGCTGGTCGGTGACGAGTCGGTGCTGCCCTACCAGCGACCTCCTCTGTCGAAGGCTTACCTCGCTGGCAAGTGCTCGCTGACGGAGTTGGCCATTCGCTCCCAGGACTTCTACCTCAAGCAGGGCATCGAGTGCCTGGACGCCTGCGTGGAGGAGATCGATCGTTCGGCTCGCCAGGTCCTGCTCAGCACGGGGGACAGACTGTCCTATGACGCCCTGGCTCTCTGCACCGGCGCACGCCCACGACGCCTGCGCGCCGCCGGCACCCAGCTCGATGGGGTGCACTACCTACGTCGGTCATCTGATGTGCAGCGGATCCGCGAGGACGCCATCCCCGGACGGCGTGCCGTCATCGTCGGTGGTGGCTACATCGGCCTGGAGACCGCCGCGTCGTTGCGCGCGCTGGGTCTTGACGTCACCGTGCTGGAGGCCGCAGACCGTGTCCTCGAGCGGGTGACCGCTCCTGAGGTGTCGGCATTCTTCACGCGCGTCCACCAACATGAGGGAGTCGACGTGCGGACGAGCGCATCGGTCGAGGCGCTGGTCGGTGACCACCGCGTCCGCGAGGCGGTCCTGGCGAGCGGCGAGCTTATGGCAGCCGATCTCGTGATCATCGGGGTCGGTATCGAGCCGACCACGGAACTGGCCGAGGCAGCCGGCCTGGCGGTGGACGACGGGATCTTGATCGACGCGCACGCGCGCAGCAATGATCCCACCATTGTGGCCGCCGGGGACTGCGCCTCGCAGGACATGCCACGCTACGGCCGACGGATCCGCCTGGAGTCGGTGCCGAGCGCGGTGGAGCAGGCGAAGGTGGCAGCGGCGACCATCTGTGGAACGGACAAGGAGGTCACGGCGCTCCCGTGGTTCTGGTCGGATCAGTATGACCTCAAGCTCCAGATCGCGGGACTCAACACGGGCTATGACGACATCGTCCTGAGCGGTGACCCGACCGCCGACCGCGATTTCACCTGCTACTACCTCCGGAAGGGCGAGCTGATAGCCGCTGACTGTGTCAACCGTCCCCGGGACTTCATGACCACCAAGCGCATGCTCGGCCAGGGGACCGCAGTCGATATGGCCGCCCTGACAGCAGAGGTTGCGGTGTGA